Proteins from a genomic interval of Schistocerca cancellata isolate TAMUIC-IGC-003103 chromosome 8, iqSchCanc2.1, whole genome shotgun sequence:
- the LOC126095559 gene encoding uncharacterized protein LOC126095559 produces the protein MNAVTALPIADPALTPAAILSTAGAAAEQLPGEPDTEENAAADDNRRIGAVGKRKAVLPAHLNDFLLTRITSSHGGSCIFVKSDIDYCNIKCIELLAEEKIFEVSAVELSALKLIIICIYRSPDGNLNDFCHQLEAALNTIKNFNKTVIICGDFNIDFQEISKDQQSLMTLLETYNIKATIDSPRIVTPTTSSTIDQILINTYVNHNLCAGNLNTGFSDHYAQFIALHTPSETTEKEELVKEARKFTNKQINLFVQRLSEETWYEVYTCENTNKKFEKFMEIFMSYFEAAFPLKKQKCQPNFKKNKWITIGIRISCVEKRRLHDIAKTQNMPHEFHLYLKNYKRILKNVVRKAKTMANDKYIENSKNKSKAIWEVIKNQTTSETKQYKNVNLCYEGQMISFPTEIAGTFNIYFANVSEQLVSGLEEHNKISPPTCNSVRNVSTSLFLSPTNSEEILSAIKTLKTGYSCGIDGIPDAIIKKCCLALAEPLSHLCNSSLASGTFPSCLKNNCSKKEIQNVFQIIF, from the exons atgaatgcagtaacagctctaccaattgcagacccagctctaacaccagcagcaatattatcaacagcaggtgcagcagctgaacaactaccaggggagccagacacagaagaaaatgctgctgcagatgataatagaagaataggtgcagtcgggaaaagaaaagcagtacttccagcacacctgaatgattttttattgacaag aattacatccagtcatggagggtcatgtatatttgttaaaagtgacattgattattgtaacataaaatgcattgaactgttagctgaagagaaaatttttgaagtatccgcagttgaactctctgcattaaaattaataatcatctgtatatataggagccctgatgggaacttaaatgatttctgtcaccaactagaagcagctttaaatactataaaaaacttcaacaaaacagtgatcatatgtggagattttaatattgattttcaagaaatctcaaaagaccagcaaagcttgatgaccctactggaaacatataacataaaagccaccatagactctcctagaatagttacaccaacaactagctcaacaattgatcagatattaataaacacatatgtaaatcacaatttatgtgccggaaatcttaatactggcttcagtgatcactatgcacagtttattgctttgcacaccccaagtgaaacaactgagaaagaggaacttgtaaaagaagcaaggaaatttactaacaaacaaataaacctttttgtacagagactaagtgaagaaacttggtatgaagtgtatacctgtgaaaatactaacaaaaagtttgaaaaattcatggaaatcttcatgtcatactttgaagctgcatttccattaaaaaagcaaaaatgtcagcctaacttcaaaaagaacaaatggattacaataggtattagaatatcttgtgtagagaaaagaagattacacgatatagcgaagacacagaacatgcctcatgaatttcatttgtacctgaagaattacaagaggatcctcaaaaatgttgtaaggaaagctaaaacaatggcaaatgacaaatacattgaaaactcaaaaaacaaatctaaagctatatgggaagttataaaaaatcaaacaacaagtgaaactaaacaatataaaaatgtgaacttatgttatgaaggacaaatgatttctttcccaacagaaattgcagggaccttcaacatatattttgcaaacgtaagtgaacagttggtgagtggcctggaagaacacaacaaaatatcacctccaacgtgcaatagtgtgagaaatgtgtctacatctttgttcctttcacccacaaattctgaagaaattttatcagctataaaaaccttgaaaacaggctactcatgtggaattgatggaataccagatgcaattattaaaaaatgctgtcttgccttagctgaacccttgtcacatttgtgcaacagctcactggcatcaggaaccttcccttcatgcttaaaaaacaactgttcaaaaaaggaaatccagaatgtgtttcaaattattttctaa